In a single window of the Tautonia rosea genome:
- a CDS encoding class I SAM-dependent DNA methyltransferase, with the protein MRESYGAVYARLYNGHWWWRAREAIVLRTIRKAGLTPGEHREILDVGCGDGLSFPALSAFGRVRGIEVDERLLDPSGPYRDRIFTAPLGDSRYDGPSWRFDLITALDVLEHIDNDRAAAEAMVRMLRPGGLLVVTVPAFETLWDEHDEINHHYRRYTIGRLRRVLKGIGLESIRLRYVFRGLFAPKLAVRLVNLGRRRKVAQHGIPSPRVNAVMQRLCELEDRVLAPLPVPFGTSVLAVARRAIGEVQ; encoded by the coding sequence ATGCGTGAATCGTATGGCGCGGTCTATGCCCGGCTCTACAACGGGCACTGGTGGTGGCGGGCCAGGGAAGCCATCGTTCTGCGGACGATTCGCAAGGCAGGGCTGACTCCGGGGGAACATCGGGAGATTCTCGATGTCGGCTGCGGCGACGGCTTGTCGTTCCCGGCGCTCTCGGCGTTCGGCCGGGTGCGGGGGATCGAGGTGGACGAGCGGTTGCTCGACCCGAGCGGGCCGTACCGCGATCGGATTTTCACCGCTCCGCTGGGCGATTCGCGTTACGACGGCCCGTCGTGGCGGTTCGATCTGATCACGGCGCTCGACGTCTTGGAGCACATTGACAACGACCGTGCCGCGGCCGAGGCGATGGTCCGGATGCTTCGGCCTGGCGGCCTGCTGGTCGTCACCGTCCCCGCGTTCGAAACGCTCTGGGACGAGCACGATGAGATCAATCATCATTACCGACGGTACACGATCGGTCGGCTGCGGCGGGTGCTGAAGGGCATCGGTCTGGAATCGATCCGGTTGCGATACGTCTTCCGAGGGCTGTTCGCGCCGAAGCTGGCCGTACGCCTGGTCAACCTCGGGCGTCGGCGGAAGGTGGCGCAGCACGGCATTCCCTCGCCTCGGGTCAACGCGGTGATGCAACGGCTCTGCGAACTGGAAGACCGGGTGCTCGCTCCCTTGCCCGTTCCGTTCGGCACGTCGGTCCTGGCGGTCGCTCGCCGGGCGATTGGCGAGGTGCAGTGA
- a CDS encoding glycosyltransferase family 2 protein: MSRRRLDRAMLSVVVPVYDEEEALPELEKRLASAVEGLGFDRLEFLLVSDGSRDGSEEIIRAMVARDPRYKGVFLSRNFGHQAAIGTGLGMARGSVVAIIDGDLQDPPEAIAALIEMLDQGADVAYGVRTRRKESLPARMAYATFYRVLRAVSAIEIPLDSGDFCCMRRPVVDAMLALPERRRFLRGLRAWVGFQQVGVPYERAARHAGAPKYTLRKLIALAYDGLFSFSSLPIRVMQLAGFVLSALAIGIAIFYIIWSFLAPERFPSGFASLIVSIWFFAGVQLLCLGIVGEYVVRTCDESRGRPQAIVREVVAHSKEEGEQDDPGSITSSRMDHHA; this comes from the coding sequence ATGAGTCGCCGCAGGCTGGACCGGGCCATGCTGTCGGTTGTCGTGCCGGTGTACGACGAGGAGGAGGCGCTGCCGGAGCTGGAAAAGAGGCTGGCGAGCGCGGTCGAGGGGTTGGGGTTTGATCGCTTGGAATTTCTCCTGGTGTCGGACGGGAGCAGGGATGGCTCGGAGGAGATCATCCGAGCGATGGTCGCGCGTGACCCGAGGTACAAGGGGGTCTTCCTGTCGAGGAATTTCGGGCATCAGGCGGCGATCGGGACCGGGCTCGGCATGGCAAGAGGGTCGGTCGTGGCGATCATCGACGGAGATTTGCAGGACCCTCCGGAAGCGATCGCGGCCCTGATCGAGATGCTCGATCAGGGGGCCGACGTGGCCTATGGGGTGCGGACGAGGCGCAAGGAATCGCTGCCGGCTCGCATGGCGTATGCAACCTTTTATCGAGTGCTCAGGGCCGTCTCGGCGATCGAGATCCCGCTCGATTCGGGCGATTTCTGCTGCATGAGGAGGCCAGTCGTCGACGCCATGCTCGCCTTGCCCGAGCGGCGCCGGTTCCTGAGAGGATTGCGGGCCTGGGTCGGCTTCCAGCAGGTGGGCGTTCCCTACGAGCGGGCGGCACGGCACGCGGGAGCGCCGAAGTACACGCTTCGAAAGTTGATCGCGCTGGCGTATGACGGCTTGTTTTCCTTTTCAAGCCTGCCGATCCGGGTGATGCAACTCGCTGGGTTCGTGTTGTCGGCCCTGGCGATCGGGATTGCAATCTTCTACATCATCTGGTCCTTCCTAGCCCCCGAGCGGTTCCCGAGCGGGTTCGCCAGCCTAATCGTCTCGATCTGGTTCTTCGCCGGGGTGCAGTTGCTTTGCCTCGGGATCGTCGGCGAATACGTCGTGCGAACCTGTGATGAGTCGAGAGGCCGCCCGCAGGCGATCGTCCGCGAAGTGGTCGCCCACTCGAAGGAGGAGGGCGAACAGGACGATCCAGGGTCCATCACTTCGTCTCGGATGGATCATCATGCGTGA
- a CDS encoding DUF362 domain-containing protein: MMRGRYPCGGMQRRQFLAGAAAAAAALGALPTFASAQQAPRGRNRGGNAEPDGTLGVPGPYPGQVIEARNPAMIRGGAKNREAIRATLGRALTELTGTDHPVEAWRTFVEPGDVVGIKVVPNGHPQHPTSPELVLEVIDGLRSAGLKLTDIVVFDRYESEFLAAGYQNILPDGVAFGGLTPKEGDGTQLKLDFEGGKGFSGYDRDEFVEMNLVSSGHDPKDDRAYRSHLGLLVTKRLNKIISLPCLKDHGASGVTGCLKNMSHGLVNNVERSHSTPAANATNTFIPSIVQHPIIRSKCVLQIMDGIRGIWQGGPFGSNPDWAWDYNALLVGTDPVAIDHVEWDIIDAKRTEMGVPGVGAVGKLAADPFNREGFDIRQPQHIALAGNLGLGYFDYRSPLGRRRSINHRVIQVG, from the coding sequence ATGATGCGCGGTCGTTATCCGTGCGGTGGGATGCAACGTCGGCAGTTCCTGGCGGGGGCCGCCGCGGCCGCCGCGGCATTGGGGGCGTTGCCGACCTTCGCCTCGGCCCAGCAGGCGCCCCGAGGGCGAAACCGCGGAGGGAACGCGGAGCCGGACGGAACGCTCGGCGTGCCAGGACCGTATCCGGGGCAGGTCATCGAGGCCCGCAACCCGGCGATGATTCGCGGCGGTGCCAAGAACCGCGAGGCGATCCGAGCCACCCTCGGCCGAGCCCTGACCGAGCTGACCGGCACCGATCACCCGGTCGAAGCCTGGCGGACCTTCGTCGAGCCGGGAGACGTGGTCGGCATCAAGGTCGTGCCCAACGGCCACCCGCAGCACCCGACCTCTCCCGAACTGGTCCTCGAAGTCATCGACGGCCTGCGATCGGCGGGATTGAAGCTGACCGACATCGTCGTCTTCGACCGCTACGAGTCCGAATTCCTTGCCGCCGGCTATCAGAACATCCTGCCCGACGGCGTCGCCTTCGGCGGCCTGACCCCGAAGGAAGGGGACGGCACCCAGTTGAAGCTCGACTTCGAGGGGGGCAAAGGCTTCTCCGGGTACGATCGTGACGAGTTCGTCGAGATGAACCTCGTCAGCTCCGGCCATGACCCGAAGGACGACCGCGCCTATCGCTCGCACCTCGGCCTGCTCGTCACCAAGCGCCTGAACAAGATCATCAGCCTCCCTTGCCTGAAGGACCACGGCGCCTCGGGCGTGACCGGCTGCCTGAAGAACATGAGCCACGGCCTGGTCAACAACGTCGAGCGGTCGCACTCGACCCCTGCGGCCAACGCCACCAACACGTTCATCCCGTCGATCGTCCAGCACCCGATCATCCGATCGAAGTGCGTCCTGCAGATCATGGACGGCATCCGAGGCATCTGGCAAGGCGGCCCGTTCGGCTCCAATCCCGATTGGGCCTGGGATTACAACGCTCTGCTCGTCGGCACCGACCCGGTGGCGATCGACCACGTCGAGTGGGACATCATCGACGCCAAGCGCACCGAGATGGGCGTCCCCGGCGTCGGCGCCGTCGGCAAGCTCGCGGCCGATCCGTTCAACCGCGAAGGCTTCGACATCCGCCAGCCGCAGCACATCGCCCTGGCCGGCAACCTCGGGCTCGGCTATTTCGACTACCGATCGCCGCTCGGCCGTCGTCGGTCGATCAACCACCGGGTCATCCAGGTCGGCTAG
- a CDS encoding class I SAM-dependent methyltransferase, giving the protein MDDTGETIPDYQESLAAFHQAFGDELQAMIGALPIKNGNRVLDLACGDGRYAVWLADRVGPDGRVVAVDLSGAYLTLARQVVNEEDPAGLVRFVEADVFRVPLEDGSFDLAWCARSLRSLPDAVEVLRGMARLVCPGGAVAVLEEDALHHLILPWPEDLELALRQAELEALAAQIGRPRSYYAGRRLPQLAREAGLERISVSTRAIDRWAPLAEPERAFIDLELAALRRRVTNRLDPEMREVFHRLVDPDSDAYLPARPDFTMTCIERVVVGHRPAS; this is encoded by the coding sequence ATGGACGACACCGGAGAGACGATCCCTGACTACCAGGAGTCGCTTGCGGCGTTTCATCAGGCCTTTGGCGACGAGTTGCAGGCGATGATCGGGGCGTTGCCGATCAAGAACGGAAATCGGGTGCTCGACCTGGCCTGCGGCGACGGCCGATACGCGGTCTGGCTGGCCGATCGAGTCGGGCCGGATGGCCGGGTGGTGGCGGTCGATCTCAGCGGCGCGTACCTGACACTCGCCCGTCAGGTCGTCAATGAAGAGGACCCCGCGGGCCTCGTGCGCTTTGTCGAGGCCGACGTCTTCCGGGTCCCCCTGGAAGACGGGTCGTTTGACCTGGCCTGGTGTGCCCGGAGCCTGCGGAGCCTGCCCGACGCGGTCGAGGTGCTCCGCGGAATGGCCCGCCTGGTCTGTCCCGGAGGAGCGGTCGCCGTCCTGGAAGAAGATGCCCTGCATCATCTGATTCTTCCCTGGCCCGAAGACCTGGAGCTGGCCTTGAGACAGGCCGAGCTGGAGGCGTTGGCCGCTCAGATCGGCCGGCCGAGAAGCTACTACGCCGGCCGCCGCTTGCCGCAACTGGCCCGAGAGGCCGGCCTGGAACGGATCTCGGTCTCGACCCGAGCCATCGACCGCTGGGCGCCGCTTGCCGAGCCCGAGCGGGCCTTCATCGACCTGGAACTGGCCGCCCTGCGACGCCGAGTGACCAACCGGCTCGATCCCGAGATGCGCGAGGTCTTCCATCGCCTGGTCGATCCCGACTCCGACGCCTATCTGCCGGCTCGCCCTGACTTCACCATGACCTGCATCGAGCGGGTGGTGGTCGGCCATCGCCCCGCGTCCTGA
- a CDS encoding class I SAM-dependent methyltransferase — protein MDRPADQGGGHLTAPPTPTGALESELDRLYASRFSSRDRQEKARLWQVLCRSFFDRYVPPEGAVLDVGAGYCDFINHVSARRRIAVDLNPDTVRAADAGVEVFTHPLERLDEVIEPESIDLAFASNVFEHLRGPDALLQVLTALRKVLKPGGRLMIMQPNARVVGGAFWDFFDHTLPLSEKGMTEALGIAEFEVIESRSKFLPYTTKSRWPQWPILVRLYLALPPAHWLFGGQMLVVACKPGGSAGGSP, from the coding sequence GTGGATCGACCAGCAGATCAAGGCGGGGGGCATCTAACGGCCCCACCAACTCCGACAGGAGCCCTGGAATCGGAGCTCGACCGGCTCTACGCCAGCCGCTTCAGCAGCCGGGATCGGCAGGAGAAGGCCCGGCTCTGGCAGGTCCTTTGTCGGTCCTTCTTCGACCGTTACGTGCCGCCCGAGGGGGCAGTGCTCGATGTCGGGGCCGGTTACTGCGACTTTATCAATCATGTGAGCGCGCGTCGCCGGATTGCCGTTGACCTCAACCCCGACACGGTGAGGGCGGCAGACGCGGGGGTCGAGGTCTTCACGCACCCCCTGGAACGCCTCGATGAGGTGATCGAACCCGAATCGATCGACCTGGCCTTTGCCAGCAACGTGTTTGAACATTTACGAGGCCCCGATGCCTTGCTTCAGGTGCTCACCGCGCTGCGCAAGGTCCTCAAACCAGGCGGCCGGTTGATGATCATGCAGCCGAACGCCCGGGTGGTGGGTGGGGCCTTCTGGGACTTCTTCGACCACACCTTGCCCCTGAGCGAGAAAGGAATGACCGAGGCGCTCGGCATCGCCGAGTTCGAGGTGATCGAGTCTCGATCGAAGTTCCTGCCCTACACGACCAAAAGCCGATGGCCCCAATGGCCGATCCTGGTGCGGCTCTATCTGGCCCTTCCGCCGGCGCACTGGCTTTTCGGCGGGCAAATGCTCGTGGTCGCCTGCAAACCGGGAGGCTCGGCCGGAGGATCGCCATGA
- a CDS encoding AAA family ATPase produces MFLREITLRNLLSFGPETPPFALRNLNVLIGPNGSGKSNFIEAIGLLRATAGDLSKPFSDGVGEWIWKGMPGGFAQIEVEVRQPEAPKLARHAFAFEERMDRLNIVNEEISAFSPGGWRAELYSNEGRLTIPEAAGGAAGFFMRHFDAGQSVLSQIGVYDPLAVALGHSRANLLELINLERSYREIKIFREWSFGARSPVRQFQRADQKGEFPSEDFENLGLVLNRLRHTPAVKRRILESLHDLYDGITDFDVSVFGGMFRLYLEEGDRSIPAFRLSDGTLRYLCLLAILCHPEPPPLICIEEPELGLHPDVLVNLAKLIKEASERTQLIITTHSEILVDALTYSPEDVVICEKGESGTVMRRLDPDDLEVWLEDYTLGQLWSRGQIGGNRW; encoded by the coding sequence ATGTTCCTCCGCGAGATCACCCTCCGCAACCTCCTCTCCTTCGGGCCCGAGACGCCTCCCTTCGCGCTGCGCAATTTGAATGTTCTGATCGGACCGAACGGCTCGGGGAAGTCGAACTTCATCGAGGCGATCGGGCTGTTGCGTGCAACGGCAGGAGATTTGTCGAAGCCCTTCAGCGACGGGGTGGGCGAATGGATCTGGAAGGGAATGCCGGGGGGCTTCGCCCAGATCGAAGTCGAGGTCCGGCAGCCCGAAGCGCCGAAGCTGGCGAGGCACGCCTTTGCATTCGAAGAACGAATGGATCGGCTGAACATTGTGAACGAGGAGATTAGTGCGTTCAGTCCGGGCGGGTGGCGGGCGGAGCTTTATTCGAATGAAGGCCGGCTGACGATCCCGGAAGCGGCCGGGGGTGCGGCAGGGTTCTTCATGCGGCACTTCGACGCGGGCCAATCGGTGCTCTCCCAGATCGGCGTCTACGACCCGCTCGCCGTTGCCCTTGGGCATTCAAGGGCGAATTTGCTGGAGTTGATAAATCTCGAACGGTCGTATCGGGAGATCAAAATTTTCCGAGAGTGGTCGTTCGGGGCCCGGTCCCCCGTCCGGCAATTCCAGAGGGCGGACCAGAAGGGGGAGTTCCCGTCTGAGGATTTCGAGAACCTCGGTCTGGTCCTCAACCGGCTGAGGCACACGCCCGCCGTGAAGCGTCGCATCCTGGAATCGCTCCACGACCTGTACGACGGGATCACCGACTTCGACGTCTCGGTTTTCGGGGGGATGTTCCGGCTCTATCTCGAAGAAGGGGATCGCTCGATTCCCGCGTTTCGCCTCTCCGACGGTACGCTCCGCTACCTCTGCCTTCTGGCGATCCTCTGCCACCCGGAGCCCCCGCCCTTGATCTGCATCGAGGAGCCGGAGCTGGGGCTGCACCCGGACGTGCTGGTGAACCTGGCGAAGCTAATCAAGGAAGCGTCGGAGCGGACGCAGTTGATCATCACGACCCACTCGGAAATCCTGGTGGATGCGTTGACCTACTCGCCTGAGGACGTCGTCATCTGCGAGAAGGGGGAGTCGGGCACGGTGATGCGGCGGTTGGACCCGGACGACCTCGAAGTCTGGCTCGAAGACTACACGCTGGGCCAGCTTTGGAGCCGCGGCCAGATCGGGGGGAACCGCTGGTGA
- a CDS encoding glycosyltransferase, with protein MTTEAASDSSLAEIDFVMPVYNEGANIARALAELEEQVKIPKRVLVVYDFDEDNTLPELRRLAPAYPWVETVKNTLGKGVLNAIRAGIAATTAEVVIITMADLSDDLTVVPAMVRMIRQDGYDIVAASRYMKGGRQIGGPLLKKTMSRAAGVSLYWLGALPVHDATNAFRAYRRQVLLDIPIESQGGFAYSLELTAKAHAAGCKIGEVPSTWRDRSAGESRFNLRAWLPHYLKWYGYALTHRPKSTQR; from the coding sequence ATGACCACCGAGGCTGCGAGCGACTCCAGCCTGGCCGAGATCGACTTCGTCATGCCCGTCTACAACGAGGGAGCGAACATCGCTCGGGCGCTGGCCGAACTCGAAGAACAGGTGAAAATCCCCAAGCGCGTGCTTGTCGTCTACGACTTCGACGAGGACAACACCCTGCCCGAGCTTCGCCGCCTGGCCCCGGCGTATCCCTGGGTCGAGACGGTCAAGAATACCCTGGGCAAAGGGGTTCTCAATGCGATCCGGGCCGGAATCGCCGCGACGACCGCCGAGGTGGTGATCATCACCATGGCCGACCTCTCCGATGACCTCACCGTCGTGCCGGCGATGGTCCGGATGATTCGGCAGGACGGCTATGACATCGTCGCCGCCTCGCGCTACATGAAGGGAGGGCGGCAGATCGGCGGCCCTTTGCTCAAGAAAACGATGTCGCGCGCCGCAGGCGTCAGCCTCTACTGGCTCGGCGCCTTGCCGGTCCACGACGCCACGAACGCCTTTCGTGCCTATCGCCGCCAGGTCCTCCTCGACATCCCAATCGAGAGCCAGGGGGGCTTTGCCTACTCGCTCGAACTCACCGCCAAGGCCCATGCCGCCGGATGCAAAATCGGCGAGGTCCCCTCCACCTGGCGCGACCGCTCGGCCGGCGAATCTCGCTTCAACCTCCGCGCCTGGTTGCCGCATTACCTGAAATGGTACGGTTATGCGCTGACCCATCGGCCGAAGTCAACGCAGCGGTGA
- a CDS encoding DUF4276 family protein: MRVVIFFEGGGTGRIDREVRQAFKRFLDRAGFRGGMPAVVPCGSRTAALKSFETESTRPGSDVWPILLVDSEAPVLLEHREKPWDHLATVVVAGGSDRSKQLTRPHEARNDHAFLMVQCMESWFLADPEWLARYFGQQFHAGSVPAGNNVEGIDVARVMDGLKSATRHCKKDKRYSEKTKGRHSFEILAGLDPTKVERASPHAKRLFDTLRAKGSVR; encoded by the coding sequence GTGAGGGTGGTCATCTTCTTCGAGGGGGGCGGGACCGGTCGGATCGACCGAGAGGTCCGACAGGCCTTCAAGCGGTTCCTCGATCGGGCTGGGTTTCGGGGGGGGATGCCCGCAGTCGTCCCGTGCGGGAGCCGCACGGCAGCCTTGAAGAGTTTCGAGACGGAATCGACACGCCCCGGCTCGGATGTCTGGCCAATCCTCCTCGTCGATAGCGAAGCCCCGGTCCTTCTCGAGCACCGGGAGAAGCCCTGGGATCACCTGGCCACGGTCGTCGTCGCGGGCGGTTCCGATCGCTCGAAACAACTGACGCGGCCCCACGAGGCGCGGAATGACCATGCTTTTCTGATGGTCCAGTGCATGGAGAGCTGGTTCCTGGCCGATCCCGAATGGCTCGCGAGGTATTTCGGCCAGCAGTTCCATGCCGGGTCGGTCCCGGCGGGCAATAATGTCGAAGGAATCGACGTGGCCCGCGTCATGGACGGACTCAAGAGCGCAACGCGGCATTGCAAGAAAGACAAACGGTACAGCGAAAAGACCAAAGGAAGGCACTCCTTCGAGATCCTCGCCGGGCTCGACCCGACGAAGGTCGAACGCGCCTCGCCGCATGCAAAGAGGCTGTTCGACACGCTCAGGGCAAAGGGCTCGGTTCGATGA
- a CDS encoding DUF434 domain-containing protein: MPDRRSHRGADPRDASLFAPEAIPALREAVADLAWLLGRGYAEGSSLKLVGDRHRLPDRSRKAVVRSTCSDSQRTGRLARRLDLDTIAGRTLRIDGFNVLTTIEAALGGAPLLLGRDGSLRDLAGVHGTYRRVEETRPAIDLIGEALAEWRVGPCLWLLDRPVSNSGRLAAILREEASARGWAWEVELPFNPDAELITGPAEAVVASADSEVLDRCAWWFPMARQVVEKRVPGAWIVDLSEHPADGPGVAEEPSGQ, translated from the coding sequence ATGCCCGACCGCCGATCGCACCGTGGGGCCGACCCGCGCGACGCCTCGCTGTTCGCTCCCGAGGCGATCCCAGCGCTTCGTGAGGCGGTGGCGGATCTGGCCTGGCTGCTGGGCCGGGGCTATGCCGAGGGGTCGAGCCTGAAGCTCGTCGGCGATCGCCACCGGCTGCCCGATCGCTCGCGGAAGGCCGTTGTGCGGTCGACCTGCTCCGACTCCCAGCGGACGGGCCGGCTGGCCCGGCGGCTCGATCTCGACACGATCGCCGGACGGACCTTGCGGATCGACGGCTTCAACGTCTTGACGACGATTGAGGCGGCGCTGGGAGGGGCGCCGTTGCTGCTCGGCCGAGATGGTTCGCTCCGAGACCTGGCGGGGGTGCACGGCACGTATCGGCGGGTCGAGGAAACGCGGCCGGCGATTGACCTGATCGGCGAGGCGCTGGCCGAGTGGCGGGTCGGCCCGTGCCTCTGGCTGCTCGACCGGCCGGTGTCGAACAGCGGTCGCCTGGCGGCGATTCTGCGCGAGGAGGCGTCGGCTCGCGGCTGGGCCTGGGAGGTGGAGCTTCCGTTCAACCCCGACGCCGAGTTGATCACCGGTCCTGCGGAGGCGGTCGTCGCGTCGGCCGATTCGGAGGTGCTCGACCGCTGTGCCTGGTGGTTCCCGATGGCCCGCCAGGTGGTTGAGAAACGCGTGCCGGGGGCGTGGATCGTGGACCTGTCGGAGCACCCTGCCGACGGGCCGGGCGTTGCGGAGGAGCCGTCGGGCCAGTAG
- a CDS encoding nucleotide sugar dehydrogenase — MADPEFRHDVCVVGGGGHVGLPLAITFASHGLKVSVFDINALAVETVRSGRMPFLETGAEEALRAVIGQTLEVGTEPELVSQARHVVVVIGTPVDEHLNPTFHTMRRFFQRLIPHLRDGQSVILRSTVYPGTTEKIRALLDRSGVRVHVAFCPERVAEGKAMEELVVLPQIVSGCDERAVEAASELFGTIAKSLIVLSPLEAELTKIFANVWRYIQFATANQFFMIAADHGLDFYKLHDALTHDYPRMAGLPRSGFAAGPCLFKDTMQLSAAYNNNFALGHAAMLVNEGLPNFLVKHAKQRFDLSTMTVGLLGMAFKAESDDPRESLSYKLRKLLEAEAGTVLCTDEYITDPNFLPVEEVVAQADLLFIGAPHRKYRELVIPKELPVVDVWNLYGRGAFPE, encoded by the coding sequence ATGGCCGATCCCGAGTTCCGGCACGATGTCTGTGTGGTGGGGGGCGGCGGCCATGTGGGATTGCCGCTGGCGATCACCTTCGCCTCGCACGGGTTGAAGGTTAGCGTGTTTGACATCAACGCGCTGGCCGTCGAAACGGTGCGATCGGGACGGATGCCCTTTCTCGAAACTGGGGCCGAGGAGGCGCTCCGCGCGGTTATCGGCCAAACGCTGGAGGTGGGCACCGAGCCGGAACTGGTCTCTCAGGCCAGGCATGTGGTGGTGGTCATCGGCACCCCGGTCGATGAGCATCTCAATCCCACCTTTCACACCATGAGGCGCTTCTTTCAGCGGCTCATTCCACACCTGAGAGACGGGCAATCGGTCATCCTCCGCAGCACCGTCTACCCTGGCACGACAGAGAAGATCCGGGCCCTGCTCGATCGGTCGGGCGTTCGCGTGCATGTCGCCTTCTGCCCCGAGCGGGTGGCCGAGGGGAAGGCGATGGAGGAACTTGTCGTCCTGCCTCAGATCGTCTCCGGCTGCGATGAGCGGGCGGTCGAGGCGGCCTCGGAACTGTTCGGGACGATTGCGAAATCTCTGATCGTGCTCTCCCCGCTGGAGGCGGAGCTGACGAAGATTTTCGCGAACGTCTGGCGCTATATTCAGTTTGCGACCGCCAATCAGTTCTTCATGATTGCGGCCGATCATGGGCTCGATTTCTACAAGCTGCACGACGCCCTGACCCACGATTACCCTCGCATGGCCGGCCTCCCCCGGAGCGGGTTCGCGGCCGGCCCGTGCCTGTTCAAGGACACGATGCAGCTCTCGGCCGCCTACAACAACAACTTCGCGCTCGGCCATGCCGCGATGCTGGTGAATGAAGGGTTGCCGAACTTTTTGGTCAAGCATGCCAAGCAGCGTTTCGACCTGTCGACGATGACCGTCGGTCTGCTCGGCATGGCCTTCAAGGCCGAGAGCGACGACCCGAGAGAATCTCTCTCGTACAAGCTTCGCAAGCTGCTCGAAGCGGAGGCGGGAACCGTGTTATGCACGGATGAGTACATCACTGATCCGAATTTCCTGCCGGTCGAGGAGGTGGTGGCGCAGGCCGACCTGCTGTTCATCGGAGCGCCCCACCGAAAGTATCGGGAACTGGTGATTCCGAAGGAGCTGCCGGTGGTTGATGTCTGGAACCTGTACGGCCGGGGAGCCTTTCCGGAGTGA
- a CDS encoding NAD-dependent epimerase/dehydratase family protein → MKILVTGASGFIAGYLVEELLEAGHEVIGLDNESKYGPVEHSYDHHPRYRLVRGDAKDVSLLTELLQGCDQFVAGAAIIGGISLFHEKAYDLIAENERITAAAFDAAIASFMGGQGALRKITVVSSSMVFESCNEFPTPEGAERRCPPPASTYGFQKLATEYFAKGAWEQYKLPYTIVRPFNCVGIGEKRALGDHEIMSGNVKLAMSHVVPDLVQKVLKGQDPLHLLGDGRQVRHYTYGGDLARGIRLAVEHPDATNEDFNLSTDVSTSVLELAELIWTKVRGSDVPFRYVSDPPFPHDVQRRVPDVSKARRVLGFEATTTLSESLDEIIPWIDQQIKAGGI, encoded by the coding sequence ATGAAAATCCTGGTCACCGGAGCCTCCGGGTTCATCGCCGGATACCTGGTCGAGGAGTTGCTGGAGGCCGGGCACGAGGTGATCGGCCTGGACAATGAGTCGAAGTACGGGCCGGTCGAGCACTCGTACGACCACCACCCGCGCTACCGACTGGTGCGGGGGGATGCCAAGGACGTTTCCTTGCTGACCGAATTGCTCCAGGGGTGCGACCAGTTTGTGGCCGGGGCGGCCATCATCGGCGGCATTTCACTCTTTCATGAGAAAGCGTACGACCTGATCGCCGAGAACGAGCGGATCACGGCGGCAGCCTTCGACGCGGCCATCGCCAGCTTTATGGGCGGACAGGGAGCGCTGCGGAAGATCACGGTCGTCAGCTCGTCGATGGTCTTCGAAAGCTGCAACGAGTTTCCGACCCCCGAAGGCGCCGAGCGCCGATGCCCGCCGCCGGCCTCGACCTACGGCTTTCAGAAGCTGGCGACCGAGTACTTCGCCAAGGGAGCCTGGGAACAGTACAAGCTGCCCTACACGATCGTCCGGCCGTTCAACTGCGTCGGGATCGGCGAGAAACGAGCCCTGGGCGATCATGAAATCATGTCGGGAAATGTCAAACTTGCCATGAGCCATGTCGTGCCCGACCTCGTCCAGAAGGTCTTGAAAGGTCAGGATCCGCTGCACCTGCTGGGCGATGGGCGGCAAGTCCGGCATTACACCTATGGCGGCGACCTGGCGCGGGGGATTCGCCTGGCGGTCGAGCATCCCGACGCCACCAATGAAGACTTCAATCTTTCGACCGATGTGTCGACAAGTGTGCTGGAACTGGCCGAGCTGATCTGGACGAAGGTCCGGGGCTCGGACGTGCCGTTCCGCTACGTGAGCGACCCCCCCTTCCCCCATGACGTGCAGCGTCGGGTGCCGGACGTGAGCAAGGCCAGACGCGTGCTTGGCTTCGAAGCGACGACGACGTTGTCGGAATCCCTCGACGAGATCATTCCGTGGATCGACCAGCAGATCAAGGCGGGGGGCATCTAA